One genomic window of Mercenaria mercenaria strain notata chromosome 2, MADL_Memer_1, whole genome shotgun sequence includes the following:
- the LOC123543630 gene encoding protocadherin Fat 2-like, translating into MDNKKVFLNVSASDKNYTRYVSVIVNIINVNDEAPKFSNEIYNFSIAESNRTKLIVGQISATDKDGELNKLQYSLKDSGVFGIGGDGYITTTGVLDYESHNKYNLTATVNDSKHVDTANIVIYILPVNEYPPVFTKNYTWNVTENTKEVTQQIQATDMDKGDGKPITYRAHIPTKWAKNISFDNVSGNLTLKQIDREALGNNSVIRITAEALDGGTPQRTGLTIISIVVQGVNDESPVYPTEARNVTLRFKEGKKYPNMYTSKAFDADIGKGSIISYRLVKGNETFSIDEDSGIISTNDVLWINESNKGILKAEVEAFNAGSDKQDTQYITIVLQDINNNKPVFKQNRYTKKVDECSGPGTKILRVNATDADTTAQFNTVTYWLEEYKRTFYVDYSTGDLFMIGPLDCDSPQNITNYTFQIYATDDVKMENNSIFTTVEVTVSNCNDNAPVFTEDVYSCSLKESLTPIGRFNCCLKVANIEDIQIHMFRYSVKGGDPDS; encoded by the exons ATGGATAATAAGAAGGTGTTTCTGAATGTTTCCGCTAGCGACAAGAATTATACGAG ATACGTTTCCGtcattgtaaatataataaacGTCAACGATGAGGCACCAAAGTTTTCGAATGAGATATACAACTTCAGTATAGCAGAGAGCAATAGGACAAAACTGATTGTTGGTCAGATATCAGCAACCGATAAGGATGGCGAACTTAATAAGCTGCAGTACTCTTTGAAAGATAGCGGTG TGTTTGGTATTGGCGGCGATGGATATATAACAACAACAGGTGTACTTGACTATGAGAGCCACAACAAATATAATTTGACAGCAACTGTTAATGATAGCAAACATGTTGATACAGCCAATATAGTTATATATATCCTACCAGTGAATGAGTACCCGCCTGTATTCACTAAAAACTACACGTGGAATGTAACTGAGAACACGAAGGAAGTTACACAACAAATACaa GCAACAGATATGGATAAAGGTGACGGCAAGCCAATCACTTATAGAGCACACATTCCAACGAAAtg GGCAAAAAATATTTCGTTCGATAACGTTTCTGGTAATCTTACGCTAAAGCAAATTGACAGAGAGGCTTTAGGAAACAACAGTGTTATTCGAATCACAGCCGAAGCATTAGATGGCGGAACACCTCAACGTACAGGGCTTACTATAATTTCCATAGTAGTACAAGGTGTAAATGATGAAAGCCCAGTATATCCGACAGAAGCACGAAATGTTACTTTACGTTTTAAGGAAGGGAAGAAATATCCGAATATGTACACTTCAAAG GCTTTTGATGCTGATATTGGAAAGGGATCAATTATATCCTATCGCCTCGTGAAAGGGAATGAAACATTCAGTATTGATGAAGACAGCGGTATCATATCTACAAATGATGTACTATGGATAAACGAATCAAACAAAGGGATTCTCAAGGCTGAAGTAGAAGCATTCAATGCTGGTAGTGATAAGCAAGACACACAATACATAACCATCGTTTTGCAG gATATCAACAACAACAAGCCTGTCTTTAAACAAAACCGATACACGAAGAAAGTAGACGAATGCTCTGGTCCTGGCACAAAGATTCTACG aGTAAATGCCACTGATGCGGACACAACAGCCCAGTTTAACACGGTGACGTACTGGTTAGAGGAATACAAGAGAACATTTTATGTAGATTACAGCACCGGTGATCTATTCATGATCGGACCTTTAGACTGTGACTCCCCACAGAACATAACCAACTACACTTTTCAA ATTTATGCTACAGATGATGTAAAGATGGAGAATAATTCTATTTTCACCACCGTTGAGGTTACTGTTTCTAACTGTAACGATAATGCACCCGTCTTTACTGAAG ATGTCTACTCTTGCAGTTTGAAGGAAAGTTTGACGCCCATAGGTCGTTTTAACTGCTGTCTTAAAGTTGCAAATATTGAAGACATCCAAATACATATGTTCCGTTATAGTGTGAAAGGAGGAGACCCG